The following are encoded together in the Desulfobotulus mexicanus genome:
- a CDS encoding tyrosine-type recombinase/integrase yields MNLQEQEQFNRLYEKHLKTLKLQGKAQKTIEAYARAVRRVSSHFNCCPDNLRPENLQDYFADLVETHSWSTIKIDRNGLQHFWKFVLKKEWEWVEIVKPPKVNTLPDILTPDEIQRIISATQTDRYRVFLLTTYSMGLRLGETLALEVGDIDAKRQKVHIRQGKGNKDRLVPLPDLT; encoded by the coding sequence ATGAACCTGCAGGAACAGGAGCAATTCAACAGGCTTTACGAGAAGCATCTGAAAACCCTGAAGCTTCAGGGCAAAGCCCAAAAAACCATTGAAGCCTATGCCAGAGCGGTACGCAGAGTCAGCAGTCACTTTAACTGTTGCCCGGACAATCTCAGGCCTGAGAACCTACAGGACTATTTTGCAGATCTGGTAGAAACCCATTCATGGAGTACAATCAAGATAGACAGAAACGGTCTTCAGCACTTTTGGAAGTTTGTTCTAAAAAAAGAATGGGAATGGGTTGAAATTGTAAAACCCCCCAAAGTTAACACTCTTCCTGATATCCTCACCCCGGATGAAATTCAAAGGATCATTTCCGCCACCCAGACAGATCGTTACCGGGTATTTTTGCTCACCACCTATTCCATGGGCCTTCGCCTTGGTGAAACCCTGGCCCTTGAGGTGGGGGATATTGATGCAAAACGCCAGAAAGTCCACATTCGTCAGGGCAAAGGAAACAAAGACCGGTTGGTGCCGCTCCCGGATCTGACC
- a CDS encoding PDZ domain-containing protein, giving the protein MINRQMLSRLTFVFCLVFSLFLGVSGCSTQQVHVQKSDIAKSQPQPAPEVAPSQTKDEQQSVLYQEYITPDRLASAIDQFWHKFSGDGGTVVTSRLADDDNEKILWRYDQKLGAYVKSDIELERDIYSHTLSYDGSILAYNYREPKPSSSLVLLFTADGSKKMIELENVRTRELSMAFSRDGAYLAIGAFNRNRVKVFDVETLEKVGSLSTPRMDDVRLPGPYFSPDTKTVIVNEWRPSNDTSTNDISIGTIYSFPGLVRIRSYEEKGGLYGFSSEGDYLFFAPPRGTLSIIGTSSNKSLSVPEKLYAPVVAGPGNRLLKIWNNAFDEYLIHDEKVFHLQRKRFDERIPGLSAVYVETAKRWFGFGNKGEIVSMETASAELVQAAKAIAEGEGLIASGFKSSGIRKLKEGIAISPLYVRLYFNFYQNLKKEGLSHAELAELLLFHQRKLIDMDRTIIVFGIKGKDVPGGRMVEKLTNADGPAALAGLRAGDIIEAVDGIAITNGNELSLVLESKPVGSSFELTIRRQGQAHQVKISPAVSFADHLSLVRAARRFLEYGFLAFNSGYPDLTLAAAGKIRTLREEYPATLTDDGWENVMKGALALEAMVMAYQGEVDMAYEHLLEKGGLVHQGNTFAAYYILNYPDYWFPLFADPRRLAFLLDKKPEELTKPSTSRVAPQPYRDLTGRLVQPVSSPERLEQIPHTTPPPRQPVSEEQRPKGRVLD; this is encoded by the coding sequence ATGATTAATCGCCAAATGTTATCCCGACTCACTTTTGTTTTCTGTTTGGTTTTTTCTCTTTTTTTAGGAGTTAGCGGCTGTAGCACTCAGCAGGTACATGTCCAAAAATCCGATATTGCAAAGAGTCAGCCTCAACCTGCTCCGGAAGTTGCCCCGTCGCAAACAAAAGACGAACAGCAATCCGTCTTGTATCAGGAATATATAACTCCGGACCGTTTAGCATCCGCTATAGATCAATTTTGGCACAAATTCAGCGGAGACGGTGGAACTGTTGTTACGTCGCGATTGGCAGACGATGATAATGAAAAAATTCTATGGAGATATGACCAGAAGCTGGGTGCTTATGTGAAGAGCGATATTGAATTAGAAAGAGATATCTATAGTCATACATTATCTTATGACGGCAGCATCTTGGCATACAACTACCGCGAGCCCAAGCCATCCAGTAGTTTGGTTTTACTTTTCACAGCCGATGGCTCAAAAAAAATGATTGAGCTAGAAAATGTTAGAACCAGGGAATTATCAATGGCTTTTAGCCGGGATGGCGCCTATCTGGCTATCGGGGCCTTTAATCGTAATCGTGTAAAAGTGTTTGATGTAGAAACATTGGAAAAGGTTGGAAGTCTTTCGACACCAAGAATGGATGACGTAAGATTACCAGGGCCTTACTTCAGTCCTGACACAAAAACGGTGATTGTTAATGAATGGCGTCCCTCAAATGATACTAGCACAAATGATATTAGCATCGGCACCATCTACAGCTTCCCAGGTTTGGTGCGTATCAGAAGTTATGAGGAAAAAGGCGGTTTATACGGTTTTAGCTCAGAAGGAGACTATCTGTTTTTTGCCCCTCCTCGCGGGACTCTTTCCATTATTGGCACCAGCAGCAACAAAAGCCTGTCGGTTCCGGAAAAACTGTATGCCCCGGTTGTCGCTGGCCCAGGAAACAGACTGCTCAAAATATGGAACAATGCTTTTGACGAATACCTTATCCACGACGAAAAGGTATTTCATTTGCAAAGAAAGAGGTTTGATGAGAGGATTCCCGGCCTTTCTGCAGTTTATGTGGAGACGGCAAAGAGATGGTTTGGGTTTGGCAACAAAGGCGAGATTGTAAGCATGGAGACTGCTTCTGCTGAGCTGGTCCAGGCAGCGAAGGCTATCGCTGAAGGTGAAGGACTTATTGCTTCAGGATTTAAATCTTCAGGAATCAGAAAGCTTAAAGAAGGAATAGCCATCTCCCCTTTATACGTTCGGCTATACTTTAATTTTTACCAAAACTTAAAAAAAGAAGGTTTAAGCCATGCCGAGCTGGCAGAGCTACTCCTCTTTCATCAACGAAAGTTAATCGATATGGACAGAACGATAATAGTTTTCGGAATAAAAGGCAAAGATGTGCCCGGGGGGAGGATGGTTGAAAAGCTTACCAACGCCGATGGCCCGGCAGCTTTAGCTGGACTGCGGGCAGGAGACATCATAGAGGCAGTTGATGGTATTGCTATTACCAACGGTAACGAGCTTTCACTTGTACTGGAAAGCAAACCGGTCGGCTCGAGCTTTGAGCTGACAATAAGACGGCAGGGGCAAGCACACCAGGTCAAAATCTCTCCAGCGGTCAGTTTTGCCGACCATCTTTCACTTGTCAGAGCGGCCAGAAGGTTTCTTGAATACGGTTTTTTAGCTTTTAACTCCGGTTACCCCGACCTGACACTTGCTGCTGCTGGAAAGATTCGTACTCTTAGAGAAGAATACCCGGCAACCTTAACTGATGACGGCTGGGAGAATGTGATGAAAGGGGCGCTGGCGCTGGAGGCGATGGTCATGGCGTATCAGGGAGAGGTCGATATGGCCTACGAGCATCTGCTTGAAAAGGGCGGGCTGGTTCACCAGGGCAATACATTTGCGGCGTATTATATCCTTAATTATCCCGATTACTGGTTCCCTCTTTTTGCCGACCCGAGAAGACTCGCCTTCCTGCTGGATAAAAAACCAGAGGAATTAACCAAGCCATCGACAAGTCGGGTAGCTCCCCAACCTTACCGAGACCTGACAGGCCGGCTTGTTCAACCAGTAAGCAGCCCGGAGCGACTGGAACAAATACCTCATACTACACCGCCCCCCCGCCAGCCGGTATCAGAAGAGCAACGACCAAAAGGGCGGGTGCTGGACTGA